AATTGCGCAGAATTTTTGGCGTCAGTTTAACGTTGCCTGGTTTATATACACCATGAACGTTACCGAAAGAAGCCGCGATGGTGAAACGCGGGCTGATAGCGTTCAGTTTCTCATACGCATAAGCCACATCTTCTGGCTGTGTGTACAGGGAAGAGCTGTCCAGATGGGAATTATCAACACCATCTTCTTCACCACCAGTACAACCCAGTTCGATTTCCAGTGTCATGTCGATTTTCGCCATACGTGCCAGATATTGGCTGCAAATCTCGATATTTTCTTCCAGAGATTCTTCTGACAGGTCGATCATGTGAGAGGAGAACAGAGGTTTGCCCGTTTGCGCGTAGTGTTTCTCACCCGCTTCCAGCAAGCCGTCGATCCATGGCAGTAGTTTACGTGCACAATGGTCGGTATGCAGGATAACAGGCACGCCATAATGCTCTGCCATCTGGTGAACATGGTGAGCACCAGAAATTGCACCGATAATCGCTGCTTGCTGACCTTCTGCTTTCATACCTTTACCGGCAATGAAAGAAGCACCGCCGTTAGAAAA
The sequence above is drawn from the Xenorhabdus ishibashii genome and encodes:
- the fbaA gene encoding class II fructose-bisphosphate aldolase; its protein translation is MSKIFDFVKPGVITGDDVQKVFAVAKENNFALPAVNCVGTDSINAVLETAAKVRAPVIIQFSNGGASFIAGKGMKAEGQQAAIIGAISGAHHVHQMAEHYGVPVILHTDHCARKLLPWIDGLLEAGEKHYAQTGKPLFSSHMIDLSEESLEENIEICSQYLARMAKIDMTLEIELGCTGGEEDGVDNSHLDSSSLYTQPEDVAYAYEKLNAISPRFTIAASFGNVHGVYKPGNVKLTPKILRNSQDYVSEKFNLPHNSLDFVFHGGSGSTAEEIQEAVSYGVVKMNIDTDTQWATWEGILNYYKKNEGYLQGQLGNPEGADKPNKKFYDPRVWLRAAQASMVVRLEQAFKELNAVDVL